A stretch of the Sulfuritortus calidifontis genome encodes the following:
- a CDS encoding rhodanese-like domain-containing protein, whose product MFGGYNFKEVDVDYLASVDLGSIHLLDVRTDAEVSRGVIDGAIHLPLHLLPMREHDIPKDKPVIIYCNSGARSAQACAFMAAKGYTNMHNLSGGIMAWMRAGKPLAALA is encoded by the coding sequence ATGTTCGGTGGCTACAATTTCAAGGAAGTCGACGTCGATTACCTAGCGAGCGTCGATCTTGGCAGCATCCATCTGCTGGATGTCCGCACCGATGCCGAGGTATCGCGCGGCGTGATCGATGGGGCCATTCATCTGCCCCTGCATCTGCTGCCGATGCGCGAGCACGACATTCCGAAGGACAAGCCGGTCATCATCTATTGCAACTCCGGCGCTCGCTCGGCCCAGGCCTGCGCCTTCATGGCGGCCAAGGGCTACACCAACATGCACAATCTGTCGGGCGGCATCATGGCCTGGATGCGTGCCGGCAAGCCGCTAGCAGCGCTGGCTTGA
- a CDS encoding sulfurtransferase TusA family protein, protein MNFDKELDARGLNCPLPILRAKKTLGELAGGQVLKIIATDPGSVKDFAAFAKQTGNELLSTAEAGGEYTFFIKKK, encoded by the coding sequence ATGAATTTCGATAAAGAGCTCGATGCGCGCGGCCTGAACTGCCCCCTGCCCATCCTCCGTGCCAAGAAAACCCTGGGTGAACTGGCCGGCGGCCAAGTGCTCAAGATCATCGCCACCGACCCAGGTTCCGTTAAGGACTTCGCGGCCTTCGCCAAGCAAACCGGTAACGAGCTCCTGTCCACCGCCGAAGCTGGCGGCGAGTACACCTTCTTCATCAAGAAGAAGTAA
- the dsrE2 gene encoding sulfur carrier protein DsrE2: MDQKKLAIIATKGTLDWAYPPFILASTAAALGYETQIFFTFYGLQMVRKDLSGLKVSPLGNPGMPMKMPFGPKWFRGINWNIPNAVQGIVPGFESLATVLMKQTIKNNGVATIPELRELCQEADVKFIACQMTVELFGFSHSDFIDGLEYGGAATFFEFAGESDICLFI; the protein is encoded by the coding sequence ATGGATCAGAAAAAGCTGGCGATCATCGCCACCAAAGGCACGCTTGACTGGGCCTACCCGCCCTTCATTCTGGCCTCTACCGCGGCTGCGCTGGGCTACGAGACCCAGATCTTCTTCACCTTCTACGGCCTGCAAATGGTCCGCAAGGACCTGAGCGGCCTGAAGGTCAGCCCCCTCGGCAACCCGGGCATGCCCATGAAGATGCCGTTCGGGCCCAAGTGGTTCCGCGGCATCAACTGGAACATCCCCAATGCCGTCCAGGGCATCGTGCCGGGCTTCGAGTCCCTCGCCACCGTTCTGATGAAGCAAACCATCAAGAACAATGGCGTGGCCACCATTCCCGAACTGCGTGAACTGTGTCAGGAGGCTGACGTCAAGTTCATCGCCTGCCAGATGACGGTCGAACTGTTCGGCTTCAGCCACAGCGACTTCATCGACGGCCTCGAGTACGGTGGCGCCGCCACCTTCTTCGAGTTCGCCGGCGAGTCGGACATCTGCCTGTTCATCTAA